From Aquila chrysaetos chrysaetos chromosome 3, bAquChr1.4, whole genome shotgun sequence, the proteins below share one genomic window:
- the FAM221A gene encoding protein FAM221A isoform X2 codes for MERLQVEAAALEEYAEYRRIVGDDDGGKLFTPEEYEEYKRKVLPIRLQNRLYVSWRSPTGMDCKLVGPETLCFCTHRRMGNGKEDIAFCTGGFRTTTLGSPSSVKESSKCLGFHSCFTCACGQPTYAHETVVETKQERLAQGKPVGQDVPYAAMGGLTGFSSLAEGYMRLDDSGIGTPPAELAESLVTSMDHPFLKAFEGPSSSAQTISQIAGGSSATRQVSHGKHSEDDDMAYFEKRYQERLKKEKAAKRKEKSPVPSKKPGD; via the exons aTGGAGCGGCTGCAGGTGGAGGCGGCCGCCCTGGAGGAGTACGCGGAGTACCGGCG AATTGTAGGTGATGACGATGGAGGAAAGCTCTTTACCCCTGAGGAATATGAGGagtacaaaagaaaagtattaCCAATTCGGTTACAGAACAGGTTGTATGTGAGCTGGAGATCACCAACTGGCATGGACTGTAAGCTTGTGGGACCAGAGACACTGTGCTTTTGTACTCACCG AAGGATGGGAAATGGGAAGGAAGACATCGCCTTTTGCACAGGAGGGTTTAGAACAACAACCTTAGGTTCCCCAAGTTCTGTGAAGGAGA GTTCCAAGTGTTTGGGCTTTCATAGTTGCTTTACCTGTGCATGTGGTCAGCCAACATATGCTCATGAAACAGTCGTGGAAACTAAACAAGAGCGCTTAGCCCAAGGAAAGCCTGTGGGGCAGGATGTTCCTTATGCTGCTATGGGAGGACTGACTGGTTTTAGTTCACTAGCAGAAGGCTACATGAGACTCGATGACAGTGGAATAG GGACTCCTCCTGCTGAACTTGCAGAATCCCTTGTTACCAGCATGGATCATccatttctaaaagcatttgAGGGACCTTCTAGTTCTGCTCAAACCATCTCACAGATAGCAG gtggtTCTAGTGCCACAAGGCAAGTTTCTCATGGAAAGCATTCAGAAGATGATGACATGGCTTACTTTGAAAAACGTTACCAAGAACGG CTGAAAAAGGAGAAGGCTGCTAAacggaaagaaaaaagtccagTGCCATCAAAGAAGCCAGGAGATTAA
- the FAM221A gene encoding protein FAM221A isoform X3: protein MERLQVEAAALEEYAEYRRIVGDDDGGKLFTPEEYEEYKRKVLPIRLQNRLYVSWRSPTGMDCKLVGPETLCFCTHRYKQHKTDYEVIPKERPICVPCRVSRCQCQSYHYVPLNGTQPIRCRCKHFADQHSAAPGFSCNSCSKCLGFHSCFTCACGQPTYAHETVVETKQERLAQGKPVGQDVPYAAMGGLTGFSSLAEGYMRLDDSGIGGSSATRQVSHGKHSEDDDMAYFEKRYQERLKKEKAAKRKEKSPVPSKKPGD from the exons aTGGAGCGGCTGCAGGTGGAGGCGGCCGCCCTGGAGGAGTACGCGGAGTACCGGCG AATTGTAGGTGATGACGATGGAGGAAAGCTCTTTACCCCTGAGGAATATGAGGagtacaaaagaaaagtattaCCAATTCGGTTACAGAACAGGTTGTATGTGAGCTGGAGATCACCAACTGGCATGGACTGTAAGCTTGTGGGACCAGAGACACTGTGCTTTTGTACTCACCG GTATAAGCAACACAAAACGGACTATGAAGTGATTCCCAAAGAGCGTCCTATTTGTGTGCCTTGTAGAGTGAGCCGTTGTCAGTGCCAGTCCTATCACTATGTCCCTCTAAATGGCACACAGCCCATCCGTTGTAGATGCAAACACTTTGCTGATCAGCACAGTGCAGCACCTGGATTTTCATGTAACTCTT GTTCCAAGTGTTTGGGCTTTCATAGTTGCTTTACCTGTGCATGTGGTCAGCCAACATATGCTCATGAAACAGTCGTGGAAACTAAACAAGAGCGCTTAGCCCAAGGAAAGCCTGTGGGGCAGGATGTTCCTTATGCTGCTATGGGAGGACTGACTGGTTTTAGTTCACTAGCAGAAGGCTACATGAGACTCGATGACAGTGGAATAG gtggtTCTAGTGCCACAAGGCAAGTTTCTCATGGAAAGCATTCAGAAGATGATGACATGGCTTACTTTGAAAAACGTTACCAAGAACGG CTGAAAAAGGAGAAGGCTGCTAAacggaaagaaaaaagtccagTGCCATCAAAGAAGCCAGGAGATTAA
- the FAM221A gene encoding protein FAM221A isoform X1 — MERLQVEAAALEEYAEYRRIVGDDDGGKLFTPEEYEEYKRKVLPIRLQNRLYVSWRSPTGMDCKLVGPETLCFCTHRYKQHKTDYEVIPKERPICVPCRVSRCQCQSYHYVPLNGTQPIRCRCKHFADQHSAAPGFSCNSCSKCLGFHSCFTCACGQPTYAHETVVETKQERLAQGKPVGQDVPYAAMGGLTGFSSLAEGYMRLDDSGIGTPPAELAESLVTSMDHPFLKAFEGPSSSAQTISQIAGGSSATRQVSHGKHSEDDDMAYFEKRYQERLKKEKAAKRKEKSPVPSKKPGD, encoded by the exons aTGGAGCGGCTGCAGGTGGAGGCGGCCGCCCTGGAGGAGTACGCGGAGTACCGGCG AATTGTAGGTGATGACGATGGAGGAAAGCTCTTTACCCCTGAGGAATATGAGGagtacaaaagaaaagtattaCCAATTCGGTTACAGAACAGGTTGTATGTGAGCTGGAGATCACCAACTGGCATGGACTGTAAGCTTGTGGGACCAGAGACACTGTGCTTTTGTACTCACCG GTATAAGCAACACAAAACGGACTATGAAGTGATTCCCAAAGAGCGTCCTATTTGTGTGCCTTGTAGAGTGAGCCGTTGTCAGTGCCAGTCCTATCACTATGTCCCTCTAAATGGCACACAGCCCATCCGTTGTAGATGCAAACACTTTGCTGATCAGCACAGTGCAGCACCTGGATTTTCATGTAACTCTT GTTCCAAGTGTTTGGGCTTTCATAGTTGCTTTACCTGTGCATGTGGTCAGCCAACATATGCTCATGAAACAGTCGTGGAAACTAAACAAGAGCGCTTAGCCCAAGGAAAGCCTGTGGGGCAGGATGTTCCTTATGCTGCTATGGGAGGACTGACTGGTTTTAGTTCACTAGCAGAAGGCTACATGAGACTCGATGACAGTGGAATAG GGACTCCTCCTGCTGAACTTGCAGAATCCCTTGTTACCAGCATGGATCATccatttctaaaagcatttgAGGGACCTTCTAGTTCTGCTCAAACCATCTCACAGATAGCAG gtggtTCTAGTGCCACAAGGCAAGTTTCTCATGGAAAGCATTCAGAAGATGATGACATGGCTTACTTTGAAAAACGTTACCAAGAACGG CTGAAAAAGGAGAAGGCTGCTAAacggaaagaaaaaagtccagTGCCATCAAAGAAGCCAGGAGATTAA